GTGCAACACGCGGGCCCGCAACGCTAGCCCGGCGGCTGGCAGGAATCGCGCAGGATCAGGTGCGGCCGCACGCTGGCCAGCGGCCGCAGATCGTCCTCGGGCTGGATGAGCATTGCCGCGGCGATGCGGCCGGTATCGCGCGTGTCGCGACGGACCGAGGTCAACGGTGGCCACAGGCGCGTCGCCAGCGGGCTGTCGTCGTAGCCGACGACCGACAGCTCGCGCGGCACGCTGATGCCTTCGCGCATGGCGACCCGATAGACACCGGCGGCCATCTCGTCATTGCCGCAGAAGACCGCCGTTGGACGCTTCTTGCCCGACAGCAGCTTCTCCGCCGCGGCCACGCCGGATTCGAAGGTGTAACCGGCCTCCACGATGCGGGACTTGGGCAGTTCGATGCCGCGCTTCTGCAGCGCCGAGAGAAAGCCCCCGGTCCGTTCGATGGACGAGCGGTAGTCGCGCGGGCCGGTAATCAGGCCGATGTCGCGATGGCCCAGCGACTGCAGATAATCGGCGACCTCGGCGGCGCCGTCGTGGTCATGGGTGACCACCATGCGCTCGGGCCTGTCCATCGACACCGCGGCGATGCGCACGTAGCGCATCCCGATCGAATCGAGCATCGCGGCCAGCGCCGGGTCCTCGGACACGCGTGGTACCAGCATCACGCCATGCAGCTTCTGCTGCTGGACGAATCGGCGCACGCCATCGACGTAATCCGGGCTGCGGCTGTCGCACGGATGCACCACCAGCTCGAAGCCCGAACCGCGCAGCGAATCCAGCGCGCCGTACTGCATGTTCACGATGAACTGCGCGGTCGGGTTGTCGTAGACCATGCCGATCAGGAACGAGCGCCGGAACGCCAGCCCGCGCGCGAGTGGATCAGGCGAGTAGCCCACCTCGCGCATCAGCGTCTCGACCTTCTCGCGCGTGTCCTGCCGCACCAGCGGCGAGTGGTTGATGATCCGCGAGACGGTCTTCTTGGACACCCCGGCGAGCCTGGCGATGTCGTTGATCGTCGCCGGCCGCTTCATCTCCACCGGAACCGTTGCCTTCGGGGTCTTCTTCGCTGCGGGCATCGGCCGTTCCGTCCATTGAGTTTTCGCGCAGCATCCATTCTAGCGGTACGGACCGGGCCGTCGAATGACGGCCCGGCCGTGCGGTGCGACCCTCAGTCGAGCGCGCGGTACTGGAAGTTTCGGAAGTGCACCTGGCCCTCGCCGGCCGCATAGATCGCGGGCTTCACCGCCAGGAACCGCCCGGCCACATTGTGGTGATAGCCGGAAATTTCCATCTGCACCGGATACTTGGTCCAGCTCTCGCCATCGGTGCTGGTGTGAATGGTGACGATGTGCTGATCGTTGCGGACACGCATCCACAGCTTGCCGCCCGTCGCGCTGGGCGCGATCTGGGTCGGGCGCTCTTCGCCATAGCGATGCATGATGAAACGCTCGCCGTTGCTGCCCACGCCGACGTAGAGCCTGTCGCTGTAGAACAGCAGCGCCCCGCCCTGCGCGCCCGGCTCGATCTCCATCTCCACCTGGAACTCGTAGGACTTGTCGCCGGCGATGACCGTCAGCGGCGAGCTGTCGCGCGGCTGCGTGCCCTTGCCCTGCAAGCTCAGGGTGCCGTCGCCGAACGACAGCCGTTCGTACTCGTTCGGCGTCGGGTTGTAGAACGACCACTGCGCGCCCAGCCGTCCGCTGCTGAAATCATCCGACAGCGCCATGCCGTGTTCGCCGACGGACTCGCCCGCCGGCTTGGCCAGCGGCTGGCCGAGGTCGCCGCCCTTGGCCACGAACCAGCCGGCGTCGGTCCATTCGATCGGCTCCAGCAGCGCCTGCCGGCCGAGCGTCCAGTACCCGTTCTCGTAGCCGTGATACATCATCCACCAGCGGTCGTCGGTGCCTTCGACAATCGTCGCGTGGCCTCGCGACCACCACGGCTCATCGCGGCTGACGGTCCGCACGATCGGATTGTGCGGCGAGTTCTCCCACGGTCCATGGATCGAACGCGAACGCGCAGTGATCACCATATGCCCGGTCGGCGGGCCGGCAGTGCCGCCGACGGCAGTGGTCATGTAGTACCAGCCGTCGCGGAAGTTGATCTTCGGCCCTTCCTGCGCGTAGGCCTCGACGTCCCATTCCGCGGGATACTGCCAGCCGTCGTAGACGTGCTTGGCTTCGCCCACGACGCTCAGGCCGTCGTCCGAGAGCTGCACGTAGGCGCCCCCGCTGAGGAACAGATAGCGCTTGCCGTCTTCGCCGACCGCGTGCCCGGGATCGATGTAGCGGCCAAGACCGATGTTGACTGGCTCGCTCCATGGCCCCCTGATGTCGTCGGCCCAGACCACATAGTTGCTGCGCTCGCTGCCCTCGGTACCGCCGGTCCGCGCCGGGAAGTAGATGAAGTACCGGCCATCGTGCTTGATGATGTCCGGCGCCCAGATCGAGCCGACGTTCTTCGTGATCGCGTGGCCCAGCGGCTGCCAGTTCACGAGATCGCGCGAATGCCACAGCGGCAGGCCCGGATATGCATCGAACGAGGACAGGGTCAGGTAGTAGTCTTCGCCGTCCTTGAGCACCGAGGGGTCGGGACGGTCGCCGGCGAAGACCGGATTGAGGAAGGTGCCGTCGCCGAGATCGGCCTTGCGCTGGTTCTCGATGCCGCGTGCCCAGGGCGACGCCTCCGAAGCACCCGCCGTCGCGCTGGCGGGGGTCGCTGCAACAGTACCGGCGGCATACGACAGGCCGGCCAGGCAGCAGGCAACGAGCAGGGGGGCACGCAACATTGATCGCGACATCAGCAACTCCGTAGGGGAAACATGCGGCTCACCTGTTAATGACACCGCTGGTCAACAGACCCTACCAGACAGGCCTGATTCCATCATTTTGCGATGCAGCAAGGCTTTTTACAGGCGCGACGTTACAGTCCCGGCAACGCCCGATTCGCAAATCGCACCAGAAATGACACCGATAGCCAACGTGCCGGAGCCGGGACTCGGCAGCGGGCGCATCGCGCGGGCTCCGGTCGTGGCGATGGGCGGCCTCCGCCGCAGACAACACGACGCGCAGGATCGGCGCGAGTTTGCGTTACGCTCGCGCCGAGCCGAGCCGGCACAACGGGCGGCAGCCGCATCACGAGAACCTGATCAACCCGTACCTGCGCCGCTGAACCTACGCCGCGCAATCACTTCGCAAGGGGAAGCAGCATGACGTCAAGACAGACGGGCGAGAACACCGGGCTGATCATCATGATCAGCTGTGTCGCCACGATCGGTGGATTCCTGTTCGGATTCGACAGTGGTGTCATCAACGGCACCGTCGACGGCCTGCAGCGGGCCTTCAATTCCGACTCCGTGGGCACGGGCTTCAACGTCGCCTCGATGCTGCTCGGCTGCGCGGTGGGTGCGTTCTTCGCCGGGCGACTGGCCGACGTGTTCGGCCGACGCGCGGCGCTGATCGCAGCCGCCGTGCTGTTCCTGGTCTCGGCATGGGGGTCGGGCATCGCCACCGGCTCACTGGAGTTCGTGATCTACCGCGTCATCGGCGGACTGGCGGTCGGCGCCGCCAGCGTGATGTCGCCCGCCTACATCAGCGAGGTGTCGTCGGCACGCTATCGCGGACGCCTGGCCACGATGCAGCAGATCGCGATCATCGGCGGCCTGTTCGCGGCGTTCCTCAGCAACTACCTGCTGGCACGGGTGGCAGGTGGCTCGACAGCAGAGTTCTGGGCCGGCTACGAAGCGTGGCGCTGGATGTTCTGGATCGAGATCGCACCCGCCGCGCTGTTCTTCGTGGCGCTGTTCGCGATTCCCGAAAGTCCGCGCTTCCTCGTCGCCCGCGGGCGCATGGTCAAGGCCGAGCAGGTGCTCGTTCGCCTGTATGGCGAGATCGAGGGTCGCCGCAAGCTCGTCGAGATCCGCGAATCGCTGGCTGCCGACCTGCACCGGCCGAAGTTCTCCGATCTGATCTCCAAAGCCACGGGACGGGTACGCCCGATCGTCTGGGTCGGCATCGGCCTGGCCGTGTTCCAGCAACTGGTCGGCATCAACGTGGTCTTCTATTACGGCGCCGTGCTGTGGCAGGCCGTCGGTTTCTCGGAGAACGATGCGCTGTTGATCAACGTGCTGTCCGGCGCGCTGAGTATTGGCGCCTGCATCGTGTCGCTGCTGCTGGTCGACCGCATCGGTCGCAAGCCGTTGCTGTGGATCGGCTCGCTCGGCATGGCGGTCACGCTGACCGGCGTCACGATCGCATTCGCCACCGGCACGCTCGGCGATGACGGTCGCCTGCTGCTGTCCGATTCGATGGGCATGCTGGCCCTGGTCGCCGCCAACCTCTACGTGATCTTCTTCAACATGTCCTGGGGCCCGGTCATGTGGGTGATGCTCGGCGAGATGTTCCCCAACCAGATCCGGGGCTCGGGTCTCGCGGTCGCCGGCCTGTTCCAGTGGGGCGCGAACTTCCTGATCACCTGGACCTTCCCGATGCTGCTCGCCGGGATCGGCCTTGCGGGCGCATACGGGCTCTATGCCTTCGCGGCGGCGCTGTCGGTGGCGTTCGTGCTGCGCTACGTCCACGAGACCCGCGGTCGCGAGCTCGAGGACATGGAAGGCTGATGCAGCTCGGCCTGGCCGCGAACCGGCGTCACCACGCCAACGGGGATGCCGCCCTGTTCCGCTGGCTGCACGCCAGCGGCGCGGGTTTGCGCGAACTCGGGGTGAGCCTGCACGCGGTCGGCCGCACCTTCGATGCGATCCACGAGCGCGGCGCGCTCGCCGGCTATGACGGCCTCCGGCGCTACCCGTATGGCCGCGAGGGCGGCCTGATGAAACTCGTCGCCGAAGTCGTCGGCATGGGTGAGGACCGCACGCTCGATGGCGCCATTTACTTCATCGATCCGGTTGATCCCTCCTCGATCTTCCCCGAGGCCGTCGCTCTCAAGCGCCAGTGTGTGATCCAGGGCAAGCCATTCCTCTCCACCGTCGCTTCGGCGCGCGACTGGGTG
The genomic region above belongs to Luteimonas chenhongjianii and contains:
- a CDS encoding LacI family DNA-binding transcriptional regulator — its product is MPAAKKTPKATVPVEMKRPATINDIARLAGVSKKTVSRIINHSPLVRQDTREKVETLMREVGYSPDPLARGLAFRRSFLIGMVYDNPTAQFIVNMQYGALDSLRGSGFELVVHPCDSRSPDYVDGVRRFVQQQKLHGVMLVPRVSEDPALAAMLDSIGMRYVRIAAVSMDRPERMVVTHDHDGAAEVADYLQSLGHRDIGLITGPRDYRSSIERTGGFLSALQKRGIELPKSRIVEAGYTFESGVAAAEKLLSGKKRPTAVFCGNDEMAAGVYRVAMREGISVPRELSVVGYDDSPLATRLWPPLTSVRRDTRDTGRIAAAMLIQPEDDLRPLASVRPHLILRDSCQPPG
- a CDS encoding family 43 glycosylhydrolase, with protein sequence MSRSMLRAPLLVACCLAGLSYAAGTVAATPASATAGASEASPWARGIENQRKADLGDGTFLNPVFAGDRPDPSVLKDGEDYYLTLSSFDAYPGLPLWHSRDLVNWQPLGHAITKNVGSIWAPDIIKHDGRYFIYFPARTGGTEGSERSNYVVWADDIRGPWSEPVNIGLGRYIDPGHAVGEDGKRYLFLSGGAYVQLSDDGLSVVGEAKHVYDGWQYPAEWDVEAYAQEGPKINFRDGWYYMTTAVGGTAGPPTGHMVITARSRSIHGPWENSPHNPIVRTVSRDEPWWSRGHATIVEGTDDRWWMMYHGYENGYWTLGRQALLEPIEWTDAGWFVAKGGDLGQPLAKPAGESVGEHGMALSDDFSSGRLGAQWSFYNPTPNEYERLSFGDGTLSLQGKGTQPRDSSPLTVIAGDKSYEFQVEMEIEPGAQGGALLFYSDRLYVGVGSNGERFIMHRYGEERPTQIAPSATGGKLWMRVRNDQHIVTIHTSTDGESWTKYPVQMEISGYHHNVAGRFLAVKPAIYAAGEGQVHFRNFQYRALD
- a CDS encoding sugar porter family MFS transporter, whose translation is MTSRQTGENTGLIIMISCVATIGGFLFGFDSGVINGTVDGLQRAFNSDSVGTGFNVASMLLGCAVGAFFAGRLADVFGRRAALIAAAVLFLVSAWGSGIATGSLEFVIYRVIGGLAVGAASVMSPAYISEVSSARYRGRLATMQQIAIIGGLFAAFLSNYLLARVAGGSTAEFWAGYEAWRWMFWIEIAPAALFFVALFAIPESPRFLVARGRMVKAEQVLVRLYGEIEGRRKLVEIRESLAADLHRPKFSDLISKATGRVRPIVWVGIGLAVFQQLVGINVVFYYGAVLWQAVGFSENDALLINVLSGALSIGACIVSLLLVDRIGRKPLLWIGSLGMAVTLTGVTIAFATGTLGDDGRLLLSDSMGMLALVAANLYVIFFNMSWGPVMWVMLGEMFPNQIRGSGLAVAGLFQWGANFLITWTFPMLLAGIGLAGAYGLYAFAAALSVAFVLRYVHETRGRELEDMEG